GAGTTTCGTGTCATGAAAGCGCTGCACGGCACGGGTGTTCCTGTGGCTGAAATGTATGCCCTGTGCGAAGACGAGGCCGTCATCGGGCGCGCCTTTTATGTCATGGAGTGCGTGGAAGGCCGGGTCATGTGGGACCAGGCCCTGCCCGAGATGAGCAACGCACAACGTGGCGCCATTTACGACGAAATGAACCGGGTCCTGGCGGCTCTGCACTCCGTCAAACCCGATGACATTGGCCTGGAAGGCTACGGCAAGCCGGGCAACTATTTCGAACGCCAGATCGGACGCTGGAGCAAACAGTACGTCGCATCCATCACGCAGCCCATTGAAGAGATGGACCGGCTGATGGAATGGCTGCCGCAAAACATCCCGGCCATGGCGCGCGACGAATCCATGGTCTCCGTGGTGCATGGCGACTACCGGCTGGACAACCTGATGTTCCATCCCACCGAGCCGCGCGTGCTGGCCGTGCTCGATTGGGAACTGTCCACCCTGGGTCACCCGCTGGCCGATTTCAGCTACCACTGCATGGCCTGGCACATTCCGCCAGGCGCTTTCCGCGGCATCGGCGGGCTAGACGTGGCCGCCCTGGGGATTCCCACCGAGGCCGAATACATCGCCCGCTATTGCGAACGCACCGGGCTGACCACGCCCGATCGTCTCAAGGCAGACTGGAATTTTTACCTCGCCTACAACCTCTTCCGCCTGGCCGCCATTTTGCAAGGCATCGCCAAGCGGGTCGAGATGGGCACGGCATCCAGCGCGCAGGCGGTTTCTTCTGCGGCCGGCGCCCGTCCGCTGGCCCAACTGGCCTGGCGCTACGCCTCTGCCGCCGACTGAACCTTTTCCCACTCACCCCCCAAGCTTTCGAAGCGATCAATCCAAGGAGACAAGATGAATTTCGACTACACCGACAAGGTTAAAGACATGCGCGAACGCCTGCTGGCGTTCATGGACGAGCACATCTATCCCAACGAAGCCCGCTTCTTCGCCGAGATCGCCGAGAACCGCAAAAACGGCAACGCCTGGCTGCCGACCAAGATCGTCGAAGAGCTCAAGCCCAAAGCCCGTGCCGCTGGCTTGTGGAACCTGTTTTTGCCCAGCAGTGCTCGTGCCCCCGAAGGCCTGACCAACCTCGAGTACGCGCCCATGTGCGAAATCATGGGCCGTGTGGTGTTTGCCTCCGAAGTCTTCAACTGCTCGGCGCCAGACACCGGCAATATGGAAACGCTGGAGCGCTACGCCAGCGAAGCCATCAAGGACGAGTGGATGGAACCCCTGCTGCGCGGTGAGATCCGCTCGGCCTTTCTGATGACCGAGCCCGCCGTGGCTTCGTCCGACGCCACCAACATCGAATGCCGCATCGAGCGCGATGGCGATGAATACGTGATCAACGGCACCAAATGGTGGTCGTCTGGCGCGGGCGATCCACGCTGCCAGGTCTACATCGTGATGGGCAAGACCAATCCCGATGCACCACGCCATTCGCAGCAATCGATGATCGTCGTGCCGGCAAACACGCCAGGCATCGAAGTGGTTCGCGCCCTGTCAGTGTTCGGCTACGACGATGCGCCTCACGGCCACATGGAGGTCAAGCTGACCAACGTGCGCGTGCCCGTGGGCAACCTCATGCTCGGCGAAGGCCGAGGCTTCGAAATCGCCCAAGGTCGCCTTGGCCCTGGCCGTATCCACCACTGCATGCGCTCCATCGGCGCCGCTGAACGCGCGCTGGAACTCATGTGCAAGCGCCTGAACAGCCGCGTGGCGTTTGGCAAGCCTGTGTCGGCCCAGTCGGTGTGGCACGAGCGCATCGCCGATGCACGCTGCCGCATCGAGATGGCCCGTTTGCTGACGCTGAAAGCCGCCTACATGATGGATACCGTAGGCAACAAAATCGCCAAGGCTGAAATCGCCATGATCAAGGTGGTGGCGCCCAACATGGCCTGCGACATCATCGACATGGCCATCCAGGCCCATGGCGGTGGCGGCGTGAGCGACGACTTCCCGCTGGCCTACAGCTATGCTGGCCAACGCACGCTGCGCCTGGCCGATGGCCCGGATGAAGTGCACCGTGTTTCGATCGCCAAACTGGAACTGGCCAAGCACATGGCCATCAAGGGCGAAGTGGACATGCCCATCACGCGCGGCAGCTGAACGCCTCGCGCATCCCCTCTCTCAGCGCCCGAAAAGCTTCACAGCCCGGGCGCTGAGTTGTTCCAGCGTGTCCAACGCATGGTGGCTGACCACACCGTCGTCCATGGCCTCCATTTGCAGCCGCAAGTAGACCTTGCCACGGGTCAACGCAATCAGGAACGGCGTCACCGGCCTGAGTGCCGCGGGTGCATCGCCCAGGCACTCGATCGCGTCGGCATACAACCACTCGCGGGCCGACTCCAGGTTGTCGGTCAGCACGCAATAGCGCGCCCAGAAGTCTGGCGTGGGCCCCGGCCACCCCGCATCGCGGTAGACCGACAACCAGACCAGTTCCTCTGGCAACGCTTTGTGGGCCGTTCGCAATTGGGCGGTGGCATCGGCGTAGGTGTGGCTGGCCGCTTTCTCCAGCGCGCGTTTCAATGCCCGGTGCATCACGATGATGTTCACGTCGTCCCGCAAACCCAGATCGGCACGCGCCATCAACTCCACGCCCTGGATATAGGGTCGCGAAGACGGCGCACAGCCTGCCTGAAATGGCCGGTCCAGCAACAACCCTTCCGCCACGGTCGCACCGTTGGCCAACTGGTGGTGGCTCAGCATGCGGTCCACCGCCCAATGAGCCAAACCGTCGCCACTGGCTGGCACAGGCGCCGAAGACCTGAATGCATTTTTCAATTTCTCAAACATGGCTCATCAAATCTTTGTAAAGTCGTGATTGGTTTCCACTCCTCCCACTCCACCTCCTCGCAGGCAACTCCATGATCCAAGTTTATTCCTGGCCCACACCCAACGGGCACAAAGTCCACATCATGCTGGAAGAATGTGGCCTGCGCCTTGGGCGCGATTGGCAAGTACATCCCATCAACATCGGTCTAGGCGATCAATTTTCCCCCGAGTTTCTCAAAATCAGCCCCAACAACAAGATCCCCGCACTGGTAGACCCCATAGGGCCCGATGGCAAGCCCATCAGCCTTTTTGAATCTGGCGCCATCTTGCTCTACCTGGCCGCAAAAACAGGCAGGCTCTTGCCCAAGTCGGATCGCCAGAAATTCGAGACGCTGCAATGGCTGATGTTCCAAATGGGCGGGGTAGGCCCCATGCTCGGTCAGGCGCACCACTTTCGCATCTACGCGCCCGAGAAGATCGATTACGCCTACGACCGCTACACCAAGGAAGCCAAGCGCCTCTACGGCGTCATGAACAAGCAACTGGAGGACCGGCCGTTCATTGCTGGCAAGCAATACACCGTTGCCGACATCGCCATCTTCCCCTGGGTGCGCAGCTGGCAGAACCAGGGCATCGAGTGGAAAGACCACCCCTCGCTCAAAGCCTGGTTCGACCGGGTCGCAGCCCGCCCTGCGGTGCAACGAGGGGTGGCTGTTTTGGCCGATGCGCGAAAACCGTTGACCGACGACAAAGCCCGCAACGCACTCTTTGGCAAAGGACAATACAAAAAAAGATGAAGATTTCTGCACCGCACCAAAAATGGGGTTTTCTTTGGGTACAATTCACAGCTTAGTCGGAGCGTAGCGCAGCCTGGTAGCGCATCTGCTTTGGGAGCAGAGGGTCGCGAGTTCGAATCCCGCCGCTCCGACCATTCATTCAGTTGAACAAAAAGGCCCACTCTGTGGGCCTTTTTTGTATCCGCAACCAGTTCACCCATCTACCCGTAGCTCAACTGGATAGAGCAGCTGCCTTCTAAGCAGCAGGTCGGGGGTTCGAGTCCCTCCGGGTAGGCCAAGTCATCAACCACTCTTTGCGCGCCTGCGCTCGCTCAGCCGAGCATTCGCAGTGGATGCTGTTCCGCTGCCCAAGGGCTGGTAAAGAAGGCAGAAACCATTTCTCCAGTCACATCTTCAATGCGGGCGGGATTCCAGCGCGGCTGGTGATCTTTGTCCACCGCCAGAGCCCGAATGCCCTCCACCGTTTCACTGGCCGCGCCTGGGCGAAGGTTGAAACATTGATGGACCATGTCGCGTTCCATGCGCAGATTGTCCGAAAGGCCCAGACTGCGGGCCCGGCGCACTTGCTCCAGCACCACATGCAACATCAACGGAGAACGCTTGCGCAGTGTGGCCAGCGTTTCGCGCGCCCAGTCGCTGTCGGTTCCAGTCAAAGCTTCCACGATCGCAGTTACGCTGTCCAAGGCAAACACACGGTTGATCTCGGTCAAAGGCAGGGTGTGTTTTTCGGTGTTCTTCTGGGTGTATGTCTGGAACCAGCGCTCCACGGCCTCACCGTTCTCGTAAGGCGTTGTACCCAGACTTTCCCAAAGCCCCGTCAAGCGTGCACTTTCCATCTGTGCATCAGCCAAATCGGTGGCCAGCGCCTCAACCCCATTGATCACCCGGCCGGTCAGCGCGAGATACTCCCCCATGCGCCCCGGACAACGGCTGAGAAAGTAGCCGCCCCCAACATCCGGGAACAAGCCAATCCCGGTTTCAGGCATCGCCAGCTTGCTGCGTTCGGTCACCAGGCGCAGGCTGGCTCCCTGGCTGATACCCATGCCGCCCCCCATCACAATGCCGTCCATCAAAGCGATATAGGGCTTTGAGTAGGTGTGGATCAGGTGGTTGAGCGCGTACTCCTCGGTGAAAAACTCGCCCAGGCTAGGATCATTCGCCAGCGCGGCCTGATGGAAAAAGCGAATATCCCCACCAGCACAAAAAGATCCAAACGGTCCGTCCTTGTTGACACCACGCACGACCACGGCCAACACATGGGCGTCGTCCCGCCATTGGATCAGCGCCGTGGTCAGACCACGCACCATGTCCAGCGACAAGGCATTGAGTGCCTTGGGGCGGTTCAGCGTGATGCAGCCCACGCGTCCTCGTACCTCAGTCAAGACAAAAGACTCGGTGGTGCTAAGGGTGGCGTTCATGGCAAATGCTCCAGGGGATCAATCAAAAATCAGACGCCCTCAATGGGCGAGGAATGGGGTTCAGTGGGGTCTGATGCTGCGGCCACAGCAACAACACCAGCGGTCAACGACTGTATGCGGCCAGCACCGGCGCGCGACTGCCATCCCAGCAGTTCATTGGCCACCAAGGCCAGGATGACCACACCACCGCCCAACAGCACTTCGCTGCCCGGCGCTTCGTTGGCGAACAGCCAGGGCCACAGGATGCCGAAAACCACTTCCAGCAAGCCCAGAAGGGAAACCTCGGGCGCCTTCAGCGTGCGCGCGGCGATCACTGCCAACATACAGGGAATCGCGAGCTGTGTCAGGCCCAAAAGGGCCAGCCACATCAAATCGCGGGAAGTCGCCGCAAAAGGCTGGGCCGGAACCCAGGTATAGAGGCAACAGAGGGTTGCGCCCACCAACACGGCCGGCACCAGATCGATGCGCGCACCTCGGCTCTGGCTTCGTTGTACCAGCGTCCAGTTCAACGCACCCGCGATCGGCACACACAACGCGATGAGCGAGCCCACGACAAGCCCGTGAACTTGGGAGCGATCGCTGCCCATCAGCGCCAGCACTTGCCCGCCATACATATAGGCCATGCCCAAACCAGCAAACACAATGGCCAGCCACACCCTCGCCTCCAGGCGCTGGCCATTGATCCGCCAGGCCAGTACCGCTGTAAAGAGCGGCCCGAGCGACATGATGATGAGCACATTGGCCACACTGGTGAAGGTCAGGCCCACCATAAAAGCGGTGAACATCACACTCCAGCAGATGCCCGACAGCCAGAAAGTGCGCGATTCAGGCAGCAGACCCCAGTGTCGATGAATCAGGCGCGCCATCTCGAATCGCTCGGTGAGCGGTGAGCCCTTTGCCTTGCCATGGTCGCGCGTGGCCTGGCGCCAGACGGGAAGCATCAACAGCAGCGACAACACGGTGAATGCGCCTCGCCAGAAAGTGATCTCGAAGCGCACGGCTCCTTCGAGCTGGCGCGTGACCACGCCAGCTGTCGACCACAGCAACGCTGCAGCCACCATCAAGAAGACAGCACGGGCGTGGGTGGTCGTCCGGGTCTGGTCGCTGTTCATGGGTTGCAAAACGCAACAGGGCGCCCTGAAGCGCCCTGAAGAATTTAGTCGCGCGAAGCCTTTTTACGCTCGTGCTCTTTCAGGTAGCGCTTACGCAGTCGCACGCTCTTGGGCGTGATTTCGACCAGCTCGTCGTCCTCGATGAATTCAACGCCGTATTCCAGGGTGCAGTCGATCGGGGGCGTGATCTTGATCGCGTCTTCCTTGCCGCTGACGCGGAAGTTGGTCAGCTGCTTGGTGCGGGTGGCGTTCACGATCAGATCATTGTCGCGGTTGTGGATGCCGACGATCATGCCTTCATACACCGGATCGTTGGCGCGCACAAACATGCGACCGCGGTCGTCGAGCTTGCCCAGGGCGTAGGTGAAAATTTCACCATCGTCCATGGAAATCAACACACCGTTTTTGCGGCCACCGATGTCGCCTTTGTGCGGCTCGTAGCTGTCAAAAATGTTGGAGATCAAACCGGAACCACGGGTCAGGTTCAAAAATTCGTTGGTGAAGCCGATCAGACCACGCGCAGGGATGCGGTATTCCAGGCGCACACGACCACGGCCATCGGGCTCCATGTTGACCAACTCGCCCTTGCGTTCGCCCAAGGCTTGCATCACGCCGCCCTGGTGGGATTCTTCGATATCGGCCGTGACCAACTCGATAGGCTCGTGCTTCTCGCCGTTGACATCGCGAAATACCACGCGCGGCTTGGAAACAGCCAGCTCATAGCCTTCGCGGCGCATGTTCTCCAGCAAGATGGTCAGGTGCAATTCACCACGGCCCATCACTTCAAACACGCCCTCTTCGTCGGTCTCGCTGACGCGCAGCGCCACGTTGTGTTGCAGTTCTTTCTGGAGACGGTCCCAAAGCTGGCGGCTGGTCACAAACTTGCCTTCGCGACCGGCCAAGGGGCTGGTGTTGACGCAGAAATTCATGGTCAGGGTTGGCTCATCCACTTTCAGCATGGGCAAAGGCATGGGATTGGCAACATCGGTCACCGTCACGCCAATGGAAATGT
This region of Hydrogenophaga crassostreae genomic DNA includes:
- a CDS encoding phosphotransferase family protein, producing the protein MSEPHVFTGTKPVAEQHRFDTDALSHWMTTQVPGFAGPLTVEMFKGGQSNPTYKLITPSKSYVMRAKPGPVAKLLPSAHAVEREFRVMKALHGTGVPVAEMYALCEDEAVIGRAFYVMECVEGRVMWDQALPEMSNAQRGAIYDEMNRVLAALHSVKPDDIGLEGYGKPGNYFERQIGRWSKQYVASITQPIEEMDRLMEWLPQNIPAMARDESMVSVVHGDYRLDNLMFHPTEPRVLAVLDWELSTLGHPLADFSYHCMAWHIPPGAFRGIGGLDVAALGIPTEAEYIARYCERTGLTTPDRLKADWNFYLAYNLFRLAAILQGIAKRVEMGTASSAQAVSSAAGARPLAQLAWRYASAAD
- a CDS encoding acyl-CoA dehydrogenase family protein; amino-acid sequence: MNFDYTDKVKDMRERLLAFMDEHIYPNEARFFAEIAENRKNGNAWLPTKIVEELKPKARAAGLWNLFLPSSARAPEGLTNLEYAPMCEIMGRVVFASEVFNCSAPDTGNMETLERYASEAIKDEWMEPLLRGEIRSAFLMTEPAVASSDATNIECRIERDGDEYVINGTKWWSSGAGDPRCQVYIVMGKTNPDAPRHSQQSMIVVPANTPGIEVVRALSVFGYDDAPHGHMEVKLTNVRVPVGNLMLGEGRGFEIAQGRLGPGRIHHCMRSIGAAERALELMCKRLNSRVAFGKPVSAQSVWHERIADARCRIEMARLLTLKAAYMMDTVGNKIAKAEIAMIKVVAPNMACDIIDMAIQAHGGGGVSDDFPLAYSYAGQRTLRLADGPDEVHRVSIAKLELAKHMAIKGEVDMPITRGS
- a CDS encoding glutathione binding-like protein, translated to MIQVYSWPTPNGHKVHIMLEECGLRLGRDWQVHPINIGLGDQFSPEFLKISPNNKIPALVDPIGPDGKPISLFESGAILLYLAAKTGRLLPKSDRQKFETLQWLMFQMGGVGPMLGQAHHFRIYAPEKIDYAYDRYTKEAKRLYGVMNKQLEDRPFIAGKQYTVADIAIFPWVRSWQNQGIEWKDHPSLKAWFDRVAARPAVQRGVAVLADARKPLTDDKARNALFGKGQYKKR
- a CDS encoding enoyl-CoA hydratase/isomerase family protein, with translation MNATLSTTESFVLTEVRGRVGCITLNRPKALNALSLDMVRGLTTALIQWRDDAHVLAVVVRGVNKDGPFGSFCAGGDIRFFHQAALANDPSLGEFFTEEYALNHLIHTYSKPYIALMDGIVMGGGMGISQGASLRLVTERSKLAMPETGIGLFPDVGGGYFLSRCPGRMGEYLALTGRVINGVEALATDLADAQMESARLTGLWESLGTTPYENGEAVERWFQTYTQKNTEKHTLPLTEINRVFALDSVTAIVEALTGTDSDWARETLATLRKRSPLMLHVVLEQVRRARSLGLSDNLRMERDMVHQCFNLRPGAASETVEGIRALAVDKDHQPRWNPARIEDVTGEMVSAFFTSPWAAEQHPLRMLG
- a CDS encoding DMT family transporter, with the protein product MNSDQTRTTTHARAVFLMVAAALLWSTAGVVTRQLEGAVRFEITFWRGAFTVLSLLLMLPVWRQATRDHGKAKGSPLTERFEMARLIHRHWGLLPESRTFWLSGICWSVMFTAFMVGLTFTSVANVLIIMSLGPLFTAVLAWRINGQRLEARVWLAIVFAGLGMAYMYGGQVLALMGSDRSQVHGLVVGSLIALCVPIAGALNWTLVQRSQSRGARIDLVPAVLVGATLCCLYTWVPAQPFAATSRDLMWLALLGLTQLAIPCMLAVIAARTLKAPEVSLLGLLEVVFGILWPWLFANEAPGSEVLLGGGVVILALVANELLGWQSRAGAGRIQSLTAGVVAVAAASDPTEPHSSPIEGV
- the typA gene encoding translational GTPase TypA is translated as MSKQIRNIAIIAHVDHGKTTMVDQLLRQSGTFADHEKVVDTVMDNNAIERERGITILAKNCAVSWEGTHINIVDTPGHADFGGEVERALSMVDGVVLLIDAQEGPMPQTRFVTKKALALGLRPILVVNKVDKPGARPDFVVNAAFDLFDKLGATDEQLDFPVVYASGINGWTSMEEGAAGEQWGPDMSALFNTVLSHVPAQTGDPEAPLQLQISALDFSTFVGRIGVGRISAGTIKPLTDVLVMEGPDGKSYKGRINQVLTFHGLDRVQVTEAGPGDIVLINGIADISIGVTVTDVANPMPLPMLKVDEPTLTMNFCVNTSPLAGREGKFVTSRQLWDRLQKELQHNVALRVSETDEEGVFEVMGRGELHLTILLENMRREGYELAVSKPRVVFRDVNGEKHEPIELVTADIEESHQGGVMQALGERKGELVNMEPDGRGRVRLEYRIPARGLIGFTNEFLNLTRGSGLISNIFDSYEPHKGDIGGRKNGVLISMDDGEIFTYALGKLDDRGRMFVRANDPVYEGMIVGIHNRDNDLIVNATRTKQLTNFRVSGKEDAIKITPPIDCTLEYGVEFIEDDELVEITPKSVRLRKRYLKEHERKKASRD